CCCCGGGCGAACACGCCCGGCCCCGGTCCCGGATGTCACCGTCCGCGGGGCCGAAGGGCCACACTGGGGCCGGGCACCGCCGCGCCGAAACGGCCGGCCGAAGGAAGGAAATCCGTGGGCGCCAGCCTCAAGGACGTCGCGCAGCTCGCGGGCGTATCGGTCAAGACCGTCTCGAACGTGGTGAACAACTACCCGCACGTCACACCCGCGATGCGGGAGCGGGTCCAGGCGGCGATCGACGAGCTCGGCTACCGGCCCAATCTGATCGCCCGCCACCTGCGCAAGGGGCGGACCGGCATCATCGCGCTGGCCGTGCCCGAGCTCGGCAACCCGTACTTCGCCGAACTGGCGGGCGCCGTGATCGACGCGGCCGCCCGCCACGACTACACGGTCCTGCTGGACCACACCGGTGGCCGGCGGGAGAAGGAGGTGCTCGTCTCCCAGGGCTTCCGGGCCCACGTCATCGACGGACTGATCCTCAGCCCGATCGAGCTGGAGGCGGAGGACCTGCTCGGCCGCTCCGAGGACGCGCCGCTGGTCCTGCTAGGCGAGCGGGAGTACGACGCGCCGTACGACCAGATCGCCATCGACAACGTGGCCGCCGCCCGCAGCGCGGTGCGTCACCTCACCGGCCTCGGGCACCGGCGGATCGCCTTTCTGGGCGCCCGCCGGGAGAGCGCCCGGCGCCCCGCCCACCTGCGGTTGCGCGGCTGGCGGGAGGAGCTGACGGCGGCCGGGCTGCCCTGCGACGACTCCCTGGTCGCGGCGACCGACGGTTACGGCCGGGTGGACGGCGCCGCCGCGATGAACGCCGTGCTGGACCGCGGCGAGCGGCCCGACGCCGTGTTCGCGTACAACGACCTGGTCGCGCTGGGCGCGATGCGGGTGCTGACCGAGCGCCGGCTGAGAGTGCCGCAGGACATCTCGGTGGTCGGCTTCGACGACATCGAGGAGGGCCGCTTCTCGCCGGTCGCCCTCACCACGGTCTCACCCGACAAGCAGGCCATCGCCAGACTCGCCGTCCAGCGCGTCGTCGCCCGGCTCGCCGGCGCCGACGGACTGGAGCCCGAGCACATCCAGCCCGGCTACACGCTGACGGTCCGGGAGTCGACCGCCCGCCGCACCTGACCCGCACCGCAACCGACCGCCCGCCGCCGCCCGGCGCGCCGCACCTCCCCGAGGACTGACGATGCCCCAGCCCGTACCCCACCGCGAAGCGTTCGGCCGCACCCCCGACGGGCGGCCCGTGGACCTCTGGAGACTGGAGTCGGCCTCCGGTGTGACGGCCGAGATCCTCACCTACGGCGGCATCCTGCACCGCCTGTCGGTGCCGGACGCCGCCGGCCGCAGCCGCTCCGTCGTGCTCTCCCTGCCGGACGCGGCGGCCTACGCCGAACCCGACGGCCCCTACCTCGGCGCCCTGGTGGGGCGGTTCGCCAACCGGATCGCGGGGGGCCGGTTCGAGATCGACGGGCAGACCTACCGGGTGCCGGCCAACGACCAGGGCCACACCCTGCACGGCGGCCCGGACGGCTTCCACACCCGGCTCTGGCAGGCCGAACCGGCCCCGGACCGGGCCGCCGTCCGGCTCTCGCTGCTCAGCCCGGACGGCGACATGGGCTTCCCCGGCGCCCTGTCGGTGACCGCGGAGTACGCGCTGGACGAGGCGGGCACCCTGTCGGTGGCCTTCGAGGCCGCCACCGACCGCCCGACCGTGGTGAACCTGACCAACCACGCGTACTTCAACCTGGGCGGCGCGGGCTCCGGCGACGTCCTCGGCCACCTGGTCGAGGTGGACGCCGGCCACTACCTGCCGGTCGCACCGGACGCCATCCCGTTCGGCCCGCTCCAGGCGGTCGCCGGCACGCCGTTCGACCTCACCTTGGCCCGGCCGGTCGGCGAGGCGCTGGCGGCCGAGGACCAGCAGCTGAAGAACGCCGGCGGCTTCGACCACTGCTGGGTGCTGCGACCGGCGTCCGAGGCCGGCGGTCTGCGGCCCGCGGCCCGGCTCCGCGATCCGGAGAGCGGACGCGCCATGGAGGTGTGGACCACCGAGCCGGGCCTGCAGGTGTACACCGGCAACAAGTTGGACGGCACGCTCGCCGACGCCGACGGCCACCACCACCCGGTGCACGGCGGCATCTGCCTGGAGACCCAGCACCTGCCCGACTCGCCGAACCGGCCGGAGTACCCGAGCACCGTGCTGCGGCCCGGCGAACTCCTCACCAGCCGGACGGAGTTCCGCTTCCCGCACCTGCCGCCCACCGGCTGAGGCCGCCGGGCGGCGCTCCCGTCGTCAGGCCGGTTCCTCCTGGCCCTCGGCGTCGATGTGCGGCAGGATCCGGTCCAGCCAGTGCGGCATCCACCAGGCCCGCGCGCCGAGCAGCGTCATCACGGCCGGGACGAGCAGCAGGCGCACGATGGTGGCGTCGATCAGCACGCTGACGGCCAGGCCCAGGCCCAGCATCTTCACCACGATGTTGTCGCTGAGCAGGAAGGCCGCGAAGACGCTCACCATGATCAGGGCCGCGCAGGAGATGACCCGGGCGGTGATCTCCAGGGCGTGCGCGACCGCGCCCTTGCTGTCCCGGGTGCGGATCCACGCCTCCTGCACCCGGGACAGCAGGAACACCTCGTAGTCCATGCTCAGGCCGAAGACGATCGCGAACATCATCATCGGCACGTAGCTCTCGATCGGCACCTTGCCGGAGACGCCCAGTGCCGGGCCGCCCCACCCCCACTGGAAGACCGCGACGACCACGCCGTAGGAGGCCGCGATCGACAGCAGGTTGAGCACCGCGGCCTTGACCGCGATCAGCAGGCCCCGGAACACCGTGAGGATGATGA
The sequence above is drawn from the Kitasatospora sp. NBC_00315 genome and encodes:
- a CDS encoding LacI family DNA-binding transcriptional regulator, with protein sequence MGASLKDVAQLAGVSVKTVSNVVNNYPHVTPAMRERVQAAIDELGYRPNLIARHLRKGRTGIIALAVPELGNPYFAELAGAVIDAAARHDYTVLLDHTGGRREKEVLVSQGFRAHVIDGLILSPIELEAEDLLGRSEDAPLVLLGEREYDAPYDQIAIDNVAAARSAVRHLTGLGHRRIAFLGARRESARRPAHLRLRGWREELTAAGLPCDDSLVAATDGYGRVDGAAAMNAVLDRGERPDAVFAYNDLVALGAMRVLTERRLRVPQDISVVGFDDIEEGRFSPVALTTVSPDKQAIARLAVQRVVARLAGADGLEPEHIQPGYTLTVRESTARRT
- a CDS encoding aldose epimerase family protein, encoding MPQPVPHREAFGRTPDGRPVDLWRLESASGVTAEILTYGGILHRLSVPDAAGRSRSVVLSLPDAAAYAEPDGPYLGALVGRFANRIAGGRFEIDGQTYRVPANDQGHTLHGGPDGFHTRLWQAEPAPDRAAVRLSLLSPDGDMGFPGALSVTAEYALDEAGTLSVAFEAATDRPTVVNLTNHAYFNLGGAGSGDVLGHLVEVDAGHYLPVAPDAIPFGPLQAVAGTPFDLTLARPVGEALAAEDQQLKNAGGFDHCWVLRPASEAGGLRPAARLRDPESGRAMEVWTTEPGLQVYTGNKLDGTLADADGHHHPVHGGICLETQHLPDSPNRPEYPSTVLRPGELLTSRTEFRFPHLPPTG